The DNA region ATTTCGGAATTTTTGTTGGTCTGGAGGGTGGGATCGATGGTCTTGTGCACCTCTCCGACATCTCATGGAATGACGGCGGCGAAGAAGCTGTTCGCCGCTTTAAGAAGGGCGATGAGATGGAAGCGGTGGTGCTGGCCATTGACGCAGAGCGTGAACGCATCTCGCTCGGCGTCAAGCAGATGGAGCAGGACCCCTTCTCCAACTACGTAGCGGCTCACCCCAAAGGCAGTATCGTGACGGGTAAGGTGATCGAGGTGGATGCCAAGGGCGCCGTGGTGAATCTTGCCGAAGGCATCGATGGACATCTGCGCGCTTCCGAGATCGCCCGCGACCGCGTTGAGGATGCGCGTACTTTGCTCAAGGTCGACGATGAAGTCGAAGCCAAGTTCATTGGTGTCGATCGTAAGAGTCGTACCATTACGCTATCGATAAAGGCCAAAGATTCCGAGGAAGAGGCCGCGGTATTGCAGGACTACAAGGCGCCAAGCACCGGTGCTACGCTGGGCGATATCTTCAAGGAGCAGTTGGAGAGCAAGAACGACTGACGCTCCTTGCGGGGAACAAGGTTTGCGGGGGTCGCAACGACCCCCGCTCCGATCCGGGAAAACTAGAATGACGAAGTCGGAATTGATCGAATTGCTGGCTCGTAAACAGAGTCACCTGGCACAGAAAGATGTCGAGCTGGCAGTAAAAAGCCTGATCGAACAGATGAGCCATTCGCTCTCGTCGGGCGAGCGTATCGAAATTCGTGGATTTGGCAGTTTCTCTCTTCATTACCGCCCGCCACGGATGGGACGCAATCCCAAGACCGGCACAGCCGTCGCCCTGCCGGGTAAGTACGTGCCGCATTTTAAACCGGGCAAGGAGTTGCGTGAACGAGTCACCGAAACTGCCGATATCGCGGCAGACGATCGTCATGCTCAGCTAACCGCGGGTTAGTCATCCTTTCGTTTGATTCTGCCCCCTCCTAGCGACACAAAGCACCCCTTCCCTCGAGAAAAGTTACCGGTTCGTCTCTACTTGTCAGTTAGGGTGGGGCACCTGTACCTTAGGCAGTGCAATTCCAATACCTGATCTTCCGGCGCTGCCTGTCGTCTGCGCATGGGCGTCTAGCGGGAGGTTTAACGCAAGCAATGAGAAAAAAGACTTGGGGAGTGCAGCATGCGTATTGTCCAAAGCATCATACTTTTCCTGATCTTTGTGGTGGCGTTGGCATTCGCGGTTATCAATGCCGATGCAGTCAAGATTGATTACTACGTTGGCAGTATAGAGATGCCGCTGTCAGTGATAGTGGTGGTGACCTTCGCGCTGGGAGCAATTGTGGGTTTGCTGGTCAGCCTCGGCCGGATGTTGGGATTGAAACGCGAATTAAACCAAGTTCGACGTGCAGAACGCATTTCGCAACAAGAGCTCACTAATCTGCGCTCCATGCCTATTCGTCAAGATCATTGAATGTTCGTGTCTCGGCATTGCATGGCAAAGCGGTCAACAGTCGGACGTTCGCTCGTGGTAACACTCATGATGAAATGAGTACCGGAGACGGATAAGGGTTAGTCGTTAAGCATATGTATGACCTACTGTGGTTACTATTGCCGGTCGCGGCAGCTTCGGGTTGGCTTTTGGCGAGGAAATTACCCGCCAGAGGCGTGCAGACTCCTGGACTGGGCATGCGGCAAGCCTATTTCAAAGGGCTCAACTTTTTGCTCAATGAACAGCCCGACAAGGCCATTGAGGTTTTCATCAAGCTGCTTGAGGAAGACAGCGAGACAGTGGAAACGCATTTGGCGCTCGGCAATCTGTTTAGGCGTCGCGGTGAGGTAGATCGAGCAATCCGTATCCATCAGAATCTGATTGCACGTCCCAGCCTAGATAGATCGCAAAGATCGCAGGCACTGCTTGAATTGGGACAAGACTATATGCGAGCGGGGCTTCTTGATCGCGCAGAGAACATTTTTCAGGAACTGATAGGCATGCGCATGCATGTCGACGCGGCGCGTCGTCACCTTCAGGATATTTATCAACTAGAGAAGGACTGGGAAAATGCGATCTCGGTCACTCGCGCTTCAACAGCTTTGCCCGAAGGAGAGCGCCGCCTTTTGATTGGACAGTTCTATTGCGAATTGGCGGAGGAGGCCCTTGCGAGTGGTGATCGCCGTGCGGCACAACAGATGATAAGGAGAGCTTTGGCCAGCGATGCACATTGTGTGCGAGCCAGCCTGATAGCGGGAGATTTGCAGGCAGGCAGTGGTGACTGGAAAGCTGCAATTGGATTTTACCGAAGTGTCGAAGATCAGAATCTCGACTATCTCCCGGAGGTGATTGCACCTCTGAAGGAGTGCTACAAGAATTTGGGTGATCGCGCCGGATACATCGCCTACCTGCACAAGCTTCAGCTACGGTATCAGGGTATATCGGTATTGTTGGCCATGGCGGAGGTAATCAGGGATACCGAGGGTGAGGCGCGAGCCACGGCTTATCTTGTTGAGCGTCTGCGGCAGAAGCCGTCAGTACGTGGCCTGGACTGGTTATTGAGGACCAAACTCTCAAATGCGGACGAGAGGGCTCGTGGCAACCTTGATGTCCTGAGACAGATTACACATGCTTTGCTACAGCACAAACCGTCGTACAAATGCACGCGTTGCGGATTTTCAGCCAAGGCGTTGCATTGGCACTGTCCAAGCTGCAGAAGCTGGAGCAGTATTCGGCAGATCCAGGGTGTGGAAGGCGAATAAGGTAGCGATGGAGCCATGACAACGATTAGTACCGCCCCGCGGGTAATAGTCGCACTGGATTTTCATGAGGCCACGCAGGCCCTCTCCTTTGTCGAGCACCTCGATCCCGGGGCATGCCGATTGAAAGTGGGAAAGGAGCTTTTTACATCGACTGGTCCAAGTCTGGTTGAGTCGCTGGTTGAGCGAGGTTTCGATGTCTTTCTGGATCTCAAGTTCCATGATATTCCGAATACCGTAGCAGGCGCTTGCGCGGCTGCAGCCCATTTGGGTGTATGGATGATCAATGTTCATGTGTCGGGTGGCCGGCGGATGATGGAGGCTGCGCGAGAAGCGCTCGACAAGTTTGATATACGACCTCTGCTGATCGGTGTAACCGTTTTAACCAGCCTGGGTGACGAGGATTTGGCCGAGATCGGCTTTTCCGGCACTGCGGCGTGGACCGTCGAACGTATGGCCGCTTTGGCCAAGGCAGCATCATTGGATGGCGTCGTGTGTTCGGCGCACGAAGCAATCCGGTTGCGCAGTTCGCACCCTTCGGAGTTCTGTTTGGTCACGCCGGGTATTCGTCCTCGTGGTTCAAATGACGACGACCAGATACGGATCATGACGCCCGATGCAGCCATCGAAAACGGGGCCGATTATCTGGTGATCGGACGCCCCATTACACGTGCCGCGAACCCGGGTCGAGTTGTGGAAAGCATTAATACCGAGATCGCCAACGCGCTGCGTCGACAGCGAAGTTGAAGGACTTCGCTCCTCGTGACATGCGAAAAAATAGCGCCAGCGGTACATGCCTCGTATACCGGTCGTGGCATGGCGTAGCCGCCGAGATGTGTTTCAGTCTCACTCTCTCGTACACCAGCACATGGATTCATGATCGCTTGGTGTTCCTGCCATGAGCAGAGATTTCATGTCACTGAGAGTCGATAAATGGCTCTGGTTCGCAAGATTTTTCAAATCACGCGTGCTTGCTGCTCAAGCACTACGCGGTGGGAAGGTCCGCATTGCCGGGGCACGTATAAAATCTGCGCGAGAGTTGCGGGTAGGTGAGGTTCTGGAAATCACCCGCGGGATAGAGCGGTTTGAAGTGTGCGTGATGGAACTGGGTCAACGCCGCGGTCCGGCTTCGGAGGCACAGCGTTTATATCAGGAAACGGAGGCGAGCAAAGCGCGGCGGGCGGCGATACAAGCGGCTCACGATGCCGCGAAATCGAGCCAGCTCTTCAGTGATCATAAACCTAACAAGCGCGAGAGGCGTCAGTTAGAGCGTTTCCGCCGGGGCTGATGGTTGAATCGATAAAGGTTCTAGAAGCGCCATCCGAATTTGAGGCTATAGGAGGTGGTATCTCCGGTTCGATCGCCTTCCAAATCCATATTGAAGATCCCGAAGTTGAGATTCACCCCGAGGAAATACTTCTCTTCACTGAAGTCCTCCTCCACTAAGCTTCCGGCGTAGGGCGTGCTCTTTACCCAAACCTTGCCGAGGCCGGCATACGGAGTGAAGTTGGCAAAACCTTTGGAGACGGATAACTCGAGCCCCGTGGTATCTATATCCAATTGGTCAACGCCGGAGAGCCTGGAGTAGGTGCCTCTCAGCGAAAGTGCGGGAGATAGAGCACCCCCTTTCAAGAACGCGTAGCGTGCCTCAGCGCCCCAAAAAGCGATGTTGCTGCCGGGCATCGCAGAATAGAATGCGCCAAGATCGATGCCGCCCGGCAAGCCTTTGTGCAGGTGTAATCTCGGGATGTAGATAGTGTCCGAGACATCATCTGAACTGGCACGGTCAAAAAGATCGCCGTTCTCCAATCGAGTGTTTACGATCGCAAGGCCGAAGTCGAAACCGGTTGTGCCCAAGGGCTCTGCAGGGGTTACCGCCTTGTAGCTCAATGCAGCGCCCAGGTCTCTCGAGAAGAGGCGGAACTCTGACTGCGAGAGTAGATTGAGTTGGTCAATATCGCCTTCTGCCGCAACATGGGTACAGGCGGAAAGTGCGAGTAAACCGATTAAAACCCTACTCTTCATATCGGGGCCCTCGTGACGAGGTGCTTGTTTTGAGTATAGCGTCCGGATGGGGATCTGGCCGTCTTACCTTTGACAGCCCACAAAAGCGTAGGCGTTTGTACCGGATATCGATGTGAACCGGTGCTCACTTTCAGGCAGTCGTTGCGGATTGGCAGGGCGGGCTAGAACGATTCACCACTGAAGTCGAATGTTAGCTCCTCGCTCGGTTCCTGGAGAAAATAACCTTGGATATAGTCCACATCGGATTGCCAGAGCAGAGGCAGCGAGCCCGCATCCTCGACAAATTCGGCGATGCACTCCATGCCTAGTTCGTGCGCGGTCCTGGCGATATCAGCGACAGCGTCCTGGCTCTCTTTGTTGGTGGGTAGATTGACCATCAGCGCCCGGTCGATTTTGACGAAACTGGCGGGAACATGCTTAAGGAAGTTGAGTGAGTTCAAACCACTGCCAAATTGCGCAAGCGCAAGCCGCGATCGCAACGCTTTCAAACCTTTGATCAGAAGTTTCAAGCCTTGAATATTGGCGCTGGCGGCTGGCTCCTTGACCTCAATGACCAGGTACTCCCCCGACAATCGATAGTCCTTAAGACGTCCCGCCAATCGCGGCAGATAATCCTCATCGGCCAGTGTGGATTCCGACAAATTGAGGAAAAAGTGGACCTTTTTACCCTTGGCGTGCTCCTCCGCAAGCTTCTCCAATGCGCGCTCAGCCACCCATCGGTCGATTTGCGGCATTATGCCGTGGCGTTCCGCGGCGGCAAGAAGCGGCTTGGTAGGGATTTCATTGCCTTTATCGTCACTCAGGTGAACATAGACTTCGTAGTACTCATGCTGTTCACCGCGCAGGCTGCTGATAGGCTGATAAAGCAGTGTGAAGGCGTCCTTTTCCAGCGCCGACTTCACCACTTTGGACATGACATCGCCGCTGCTTTCGATCGCCTGCTCCACTGTCGAGGGCGTGTAGAGTTGCGTGCGATTGCCACCGTCAGCGCGCGCCTGATCGCAGCACTGATGCGCGCGGCGCAATACTTCCTGGGCGCTGGCCGCGTTTTCACTGACGAGCGTAATACCTATGCTGGCCGTGGGGTTGATCGCATGGCCACCTACTTCCGATACATGGTCTTCCACTTTCTTACGTAAGGCATCGGCTAACTGTTGCATATCATCGGGGGTTTTGTAGTGGGTCAGAACAGCGAATATCTGGTCCGAAAAACGCGCCAACGTTTGCGTCTCGTCGAGGTTTTCGTTCAAAAGATCTGCCATATCCACCACCACCATGTCGCTGGCGGCGATTCCGACGCGATCGACGATGGTATCGAAACTGTCGATGGCGATAAGCAGCAACGCCAATTGGGCATTGCCGCTGAGCACTTCGGCCACTTTCAATTCAAGCTCTTCGATAAAGTACTGACGGTTGTAAAGCCCGGTCAACAGATCACGGTCGCTGAGAATCTTGATCTTGTCTTCCAACTCCTGGTTATCGGATTGCGTCGGAGCGGAGGCCGCGGTCTGGGCGGGGATGACCACCTGGAAGCACTCTTCCTCGTCAACCACGGCCGGGCTGAAGACCAGGGTGATGGGGAACGTCTTGCCATCGATGCGCTGACCCAGAACTTCCAGTCTTTGCGACCCTTTGTTCAGCTCGGGTAAACCGCGAAGAAACTGCTTTAGTTTGGGGTGATCGTCCGGAGCGATCATGTCCATCAGGGGCATCCCCTCGATCTCTTCCGGGTCGGTAAATCCAAAGAGTTTGAGATACGCATCGTTGGCGCGGATATGCATCCCGTCGATCACGTAGGTAATGGCATCGCGTGCGGTATCGAGGAGTGCCCGACTGCGGCGCTCCGCCTCGCGGTAGCGCTGCTGCATGTCGCGTAACGCACGACGTGCCTTGAGGTCTTCCAACTCGCGATCGACAACCAGCCGCAGGTGTTCGTTCTGCCCCTTGGGGATCGCATCGCGCGCCCCGGCGCGCAGCGCCTCTATCAGGGCATCCTGAGTGGGGCGTTCGACGATTGCCACCAGCGGTATATCCTTTTCGCTGCGGGCGATGACGGTGATCGCATCCTCGACGCGACAGCCGTTTAACGGGGAAGAGCAGATGGCCATTTCGTACTGGTGTTCGGCCAGGGCGGCCTGCAGCTCGTCTGGACTTTTCACCTGCTTGGCGCGGACGGCATGACCACCACCGCGCAAGGTGCTGACGTAGGTTTCAGCTTCGTTAAGCGAATCCTCTATGATCAGTACCCGCAAAATATCCTGGTCGTCTACCATGTACAGCCCTGTCTCAGCGTTAGTATTGTGGTTGTTAGCTTTAAATCGAACTGGTCGCGCTGGCGGCTAACTGTCTGCCCAGCAGGCGATATTCAATAACTATCCCGCCCTTGGCAACCATTATAGGGGGGGTGCCCCGGAATCCCAATTCAGTGTTCGCAGTGGAAACTATCCGCATTCACCCAATAGTGCCACGAGACCTTCGTCGGGAGAGCACTGGTAGTGGGAGAAACTGCCGGTGGACTCCAACATGCGACTGAGGTGCAACGTCACATCCCCGGCCGGACTCTCCACTGACAGGCTGGTACCGACCGGATAACCCGACAGAGCGGTTATCAAGCTGATCGGTTGCATCACCGCTCGCACCGCGGGCAGTATCAGGGCGGATTCCCCCGCGATGCGTCCAGTATCTGACTCGCCACTGCCAATGCGGATGACCCGAGCGCAGGGCGCGATCATCTGAACGCCGAATTCCATGTGCTCGCTTTCGCTGTCCCGCATCCAGCGTATGACACCGATCTCCCATTCACCGCGGGCCGATTCATCGCGAATGCCCACCAGTTCACCCACCCGCGCACGCAGTTGACTCTCTTTGTGCGTGACGAGACAGAATCCTCCGGCGCTCTCATTGATAGTGCCACACCGGTGGGTTTCGAGCGGTAGCTCATCCTGATCGGGTGAAGTTCCCGAGCTGGTGTATACCAGACTCCACACGTCCTGCGATTTCGGTTCAATGACGTACTCTCCGGTTGCGCGGGGTCGATCGTCAGGAACCACATCGAGAGGTTGAGCGGATGTTTCCACGCCGCGGCCTGCGGCGATGAGACGGCACAACGATGTAAACCCGATGGTGATGTCGAGGCTGTGTGCCCGTTCGCTGCGCGAAAAACTGCGCTGCGGCGAGGTGCCCCAGGCCTGGGTTAGCCGGCGGTAGATATCGGCGGAAAGTGTGCCGCCGTCACTGGTCTTGGGCAGCGTGCCGAGTTCATGGAAGGTGGTCAACTCCTGGCGCAGCACCGGTAGCAGATCGATCGTCGTCACTATGCGATGGCGTGCGGGGGTGATTTCCGAATTTTCGAGTGATTGGTCGGTGGGCTCGTCACTTTCAAGATCAATCACCAGGGTTCCGATACCGGTCTCGTGAGAGGGCGGGGGGCGTACCTCGCACAGGCCTACCCAACGCGCCAGGGCTTCGTTGACCCAGTCGAGTTCGCCCGGGCGCAAACGATAGGGCGAGGCAAGGGTCAAGAGTAGCAAGCGCAGGTAGAGGCGTTGGAGGTTGGACTCCTTCCCATAGGGTGTGTGGAGTTCAGTGAGCCTGCTGCCAAGCAAGCCGTGCTGTTCTGCATAGCGATACAACTGATGCAGATCGCGCCAAATGCCGGTTTGCGGTGGTTGGTAGGTTTGAAAATAATCCAGAACCAGTTCACCCAGATAAGCCATTGCACCATGCAGGGCCAGCGCCGATGCGCGCTTGGACAGGTGTCCAAACAGTCCGGCTTCCGCATTGTCCATGAGTACGCGTTTGTAGCCCAGCGCCAGTTCCCGGTGCAGACCGCGAATCAATCGCGCGATTTGATCGCCGTGGGGGGAGAGCGGCAGGAGGTGATGGCGTATCCGCTGGCGCAGCGACGCCAACAGGGTGCCGGCCGTTTCATCCACGTACCCCAGATAAGAGAGACGATCGGTCAAAGTCAGGCGTTGGCGGTTGACGCTGGCGATGCCCTGGATCAACGCCCCGGCCGCGCGTTCGTGATCGGCCATGGGCAGTTCGCTCAACCAGGCCCGTACCGCTTTCGCCTGATAGGGCATAGCGGTATCGCCTGCGGCCTGCAGGTCGGGTAGGTGTAGCTGCAGATTGGTATCGGCGGACATACGGATCGCTTCGCGCTTTTCCGGAAAGGCAACTCCCACCGATCCCCTTTCCGGTGGGCGTGCACACGGCGATTACGGTACACAAGAAATTGGCCTGAAACAAACGGTCCGAGCGATGCTGGTCGCATCGGTTCCTGGGTGATCAGTCGATCAACGGAAGCTTTGCCGCAGCGCCGGGGAGTTCCTGAACCAGCCGCGGCACCAGATAACCCGGCAGGTGTTCACGCAAGGATTTGATCAAGGCGCACGCTCGTGCCTTATCGACCGCAAAGTGGGCCGCGCCTGCCACCGGATCGAGTTGGTGGAGGTAATAGGGCAGCACGCCGCATGAGAACAAGCGCTCGTTGAGGCGTTGCAGGGTCTCGACGCAATCGTTGACGCCTCTCAGCAACACCGCCTGGTTCAGCAGCGTGACTCCCTGTCGGCGCAGCCGCCACAGCGTGTCATGCACCGCTTCGTCGAGTTCCGCCGGGTGGTTGGCGTGGATGACCAGTACCGTGGGCCGCGGGTGACTTTTCAGCACCGTCTCCAGGTCGGGGGTGATACGCTCCGGGCTGACCACCGGTACCCGCGAGTGGATGCGCAAGCGCTGCAGATGGGGAATGGCGGCCAAATGGTCGAGGAGTTGTTGCAGGCGCCGGGCGCTGAGCGTGAGCGGATCGCCACCACTCAGAATGATCTCGTTGAGCGAGGTGTCCTCCGTGATCTCCCGCAATGCGGGCGCCCAATCCTCGTCCAGGGTGAGATGGTCGCCATAAGGGAAATGCCGGCGAAAGCAGTATCGGCAATGGATGGCGCAGGCGCTGGTGGCGATCAGCAACGCCCGTCCCTGATATTTCTGCAGCAGGCCCGGTGCCGTAATTGCGGCATTGTCGCCCACCGGATCGGTCACGAACCCGCATGCTTCGATCTCCTCCTCTGGTGCAGGCCAGATCTGCCGCAGCAACGGGTCGTCGGCGTCGCCGGGTTTGATGCGATCGACAAAAGCGGGCGGTGCCTTGAGGGCGAATTGCCCCTGTGCCGGGCCGCTAGCCGGAAGCTCCAATTCGGACAATGCCAATCGCTGGCGCAGCTGCTGATAGTCGCCAGTGGCGGAAGGCAGATTTTGCTGCAGGGGTGTCTGACAGGGCGCGCGCATTCGCGCTATTATACGCGCTCGCTCGCGTACCCGGTTGATGCGGCGACCAAAGGGCGGGGTTTTGCACTCGTCCTTTTCGTTTGTTCGAGTCTGTCGCCAGCGCCGCGGGAGTCACTATACAAATTGTATCAATGAGGAAACTATGGGCACGGTCAGCACGAGTGAATTTCGCAGTGGCTTGAAGGTGATGGTGGACGGTGATCCTTGCGCGGTCGTCGAGAACGAGTTCGTCAAACCGGGCAAAGGCCAGGCGTTCAACCGTGTCAAACTGCGTAACCTGAAAACCGGTCGCATATGGGAGCGCACCTACAAGTCCGGCGAAACCCTCGAGACCGCTGACGTCGTCGATACCGAGATGCAGTATCTCTATGCCGACGGCGAATTCTGGCACTTCATGGATCCTGGCTCCTACGAGCAGTATGCCGCCGACGCCGGCGCCGTGGCCGACGCGGTGAAATGGCTCAAGGAGCAGGCTGTCTGCACCGTCACCCTCTATAACGGTTCGCCTTTGGCGGTTACCCCACCCAACTTCGTCGTCATGCGTATTACCGAATGCGATCCCGGCCTGCGCGGCGATACCGCTACCGGTGGCGTCAAGCCAGCCACCCTGGAGAGTGGCGCCGTGGTGCGCGTGCCGCTGTTTTTGGAGCAGGGCGAACTGGTCAAGGTCGATACCCGGTCTGGCGAGTACGTATCGCGCGTCAAGGAAGAGTGAACGTCGGCGTGTTGCACGATTTACTGCAGGGGCCGGTCGAACCGGCCCTTTTTGTCGTCT from Pseudomonadota bacterium includes:
- a CDS encoding orotidine-5'-phosphate decarboxylase, which produces MTTISTAPRVIVALDFHEATQALSFVEHLDPGACRLKVGKELFTSTGPSLVESLVERGFDVFLDLKFHDIPNTVAGACAAAAHLGVWMINVHVSGGRRMMEAAREALDKFDIRPLLIGVTVLTSLGDEDLAEIGFSGTAAWTVERMAALAKAASLDGVVCSAHEAIRLRSSHPSEFCLVTPGIRPRGSNDDDQIRIMTPDAAIENGADYLVIGRPITRAANPGRVVESINTEIANALRRQRS
- a CDS encoding LapA family protein, giving the protein MRIVQSIILFLIFVVALAFAVINADAVKIDYYVGSIEMPLSVIVVVTFALGAIVGLLVSLGRMLGLKRELNQVRRAERISQQELTNLRSMPIRQDH
- a CDS encoding lipopolysaccharide assembly protein LapB: MYDLLWLLLPVAAASGWLLARKLPARGVQTPGLGMRQAYFKGLNFLLNEQPDKAIEVFIKLLEEDSETVETHLALGNLFRRRGEVDRAIRIHQNLIARPSLDRSQRSQALLELGQDYMRAGLLDRAENIFQELIGMRMHVDAARRHLQDIYQLEKDWENAISVTRASTALPEGERRLLIGQFYCELAEEALASGDRRAAQQMIRRALASDAHCVRASLIAGDLQAGSGDWKAAIGFYRSVEDQNLDYLPEVIAPLKECYKNLGDRAGYIAYLHKLQLRYQGISVLLAMAEVIRDTEGEARATAYLVERLRQKPSVRGLDWLLRTKLSNADERARGNLDVLRQITHALLQHKPSYKCTRCGFSAKALHWHCPSCRSWSSIRQIQGVEGE
- a CDS encoding RNA-binding S4 domain-containing protein; the protein is MSRDFMSLRVDKWLWFARFFKSRVLAAQALRGGKVRIAGARIKSARELRVGEVLEITRGIERFEVCVMELGQRRGPASEAQRLYQETEASKARRAAIQAAHDAAKSSQLFSDHKPNKRERRQLERFRRG
- a CDS encoding integration host factor subunit beta — protein: MTKSELIELLARKQSHLAQKDVELAVKSLIEQMSHSLSSGERIEIRGFGSFSLHYRPPRMGRNPKTGTAVALPGKYVPHFKPGKELRERVTETADIAADDRHAQLTAG
- a CDS encoding EAL domain-containing protein — translated: MVDDQDILRVLIIEDSLNEAETYVSTLRGGGHAVRAKQVKSPDELQAALAEHQYEMAICSSPLNGCRVEDAITVIARSEKDIPLVAIVERPTQDALIEALRAGARDAIPKGQNEHLRLVVDRELEDLKARRALRDMQQRYREAERRSRALLDTARDAITYVIDGMHIRANDAYLKLFGFTDPEEIEGMPLMDMIAPDDHPKLKQFLRGLPELNKGSQRLEVLGQRIDGKTFPITLVFSPAVVDEEECFQVVIPAQTAASAPTQSDNQELEDKIKILSDRDLLTGLYNRQYFIEELELKVAEVLSGNAQLALLLIAIDSFDTIVDRVGIAASDMVVVDMADLLNENLDETQTLARFSDQIFAVLTHYKTPDDMQQLADALRKKVEDHVSEVGGHAINPTASIGITLVSENAASAQEVLRRAHQCCDQARADGGNRTQLYTPSTVEQAIESSGDVMSKVVKSALEKDAFTLLYQPISSLRGEQHEYYEVYVHLSDDKGNEIPTKPLLAAAERHGIMPQIDRWVAERALEKLAEEHAKGKKVHFFLNLSESTLADEDYLPRLAGRLKDYRLSGEYLVIEVKEPAASANIQGLKLLIKGLKALRSRLALAQFGSGLNSLNFLKHVPASFVKIDRALMVNLPTNKESQDAVADIARTAHELGMECIAEFVEDAGSLPLLWQSDVDYIQGYFLQEPSEELTFDFSGESF
- the epmB gene encoding EF-P beta-lysylation protein EpmB, which gives rise to MRAPCQTPLQQNLPSATGDYQQLRQRLALSELELPASGPAQGQFALKAPPAFVDRIKPGDADDPLLRQIWPAPEEEIEACGFVTDPVGDNAAITAPGLLQKYQGRALLIATSACAIHCRYCFRRHFPYGDHLTLDEDWAPALREITEDTSLNEIILSGGDPLTLSARRLQQLLDHLAAIPHLQRLRIHSRVPVVSPERITPDLETVLKSHPRPTVLVIHANHPAELDEAVHDTLWRLRRQGVTLLNQAVLLRGVNDCVETLQRLNERLFSCGVLPYYLHQLDPVAGAAHFAVDKARACALIKSLREHLPGYLVPRLVQELPGAAAKLPLID
- the efp gene encoding elongation factor P; its protein translation is MGTVSTSEFRSGLKVMVDGDPCAVVENEFVKPGKGQAFNRVKLRNLKTGRIWERTYKSGETLETADVVDTEMQYLYADGEFWHFMDPGSYEQYAADAGAVADAVKWLKEQAVCTVTLYNGSPLAVTPPNFVVMRITECDPGLRGDTATGGVKPATLESGAVVRVPLFLEQGELVKVDTRSGEYVSRVKEE